The DNA window GCGCTCCGGATCAGCGACCGCGTCTTCTTTCTCGGAGGCCTCTCGCCGGAGAAGCTCGCCGAAGAGTATGCGCGGGCCGCTCTCGTCGTGCTCGTTTCGCGGCAAGATACATCGCCGGTCTGCGTCCAGGAGGCGATGGCCGCGGGAAAGCCTGTGATCGGGTCCGACGTCGGAGGGATTCCATATCTTGTGCGCGAAGGAGAGACCGGCTTCCTCGTCCCCTACGGAGAGCCGGAGCTTCTCGCGAGGCGCATCACCGAGCTCGTTCGGGACACGGGACTTCGCCGCCGCATGGGAAGCGAGGCGCGCAAGGAAGCGGAGCGGCGGTTTTCGGTGATGGGCGCCGCCCGAGCCACTCTCGATGCGTATCACGAGATTCTCTCCGCGCCGCGCGCCTCACGCTGACTCCGGTCTCCGCGATCAATCGTCCACCGAAGGTTCTCGACGCTCCGTCTTCACGCGGGAGCGTCTTCTCTTCTTCTCGAGACGCTCGGCTTGCGAGGCGGGCGGCGGCTTCGTCGCCACGCGCTTCTTCCTCCGCTTCCTCCGGGCGGCGAGCCGTTCGAGAAGCCTCTCCCACGCGACCTTCCGGTTTCGGGCCCGGGAGCGGCTTTCGACGGCGGTAACGACGATTCCTGTCGGCACATGCCGAAGCCGGACGCCGGTCTCGCTCTTGTTCCTGTGCTGGCCTCCGGGACCGCGGACGCGGAGAAACTCCTCCGTCGTCTCGCGACGGACCTTGTCCGGATCTATCGTCGGCATGCCGTCACCCTCTCGATGAGCCGTCTCGCCCTGCGGCGCCCGGTCAGCGGCCCGCGCCTCTCGCTCGCTCGGCGAGAGTGATCTCGTCGCGATAGAGCGCGTGATGTCCGGCGACCCTGTATGCGCGGGCGAGGTTCTCGTGAGCCTCGGGTTCCCCGCGGATGTCGAAGACGAGGATCGAGTGTCCGATCGTCGCGATTCTCGGATACCGCTCGAGCCACGCGTAGAGATCCGGATCGGGGAGCCAAACTCCCTGCATCAGCATGCGGCTCACCGCGACGATCTCCGGATCGGGATGATACAGAAGACTCTCCTCGTACACGCGCGGAGGCGGAGAGTAGATCCATCCCGGAAGAAACCTGTAGCGAATCCCGTAGCGCTCCGGATCGTCGTTGCCGAAATAGGCGAGGTAGGCGCCTTGGTAGCCCTTCCGCTCCAAGAAATCCTTGAGCCCAGGAAGGTCCTGGCCCCAATCGATGTTCGAGTCGGCAAGGATGCGAGCGCCACCCTCGGGGCCCCCGGCCGCTTCATTGAAATACGAAAGAAAATGCGGATAGGCGGCGGCGGTTCCGGCGACGAGCCAGATCGCGAGCGCGAAGACTCCCCGCCTCGACCACTTTCCCCGTGCGGAGGCCGCCGCGTGCCCGCCGAGCGCGGCGAAGAACGGCCAGACCGGCAGAATATAGCGAACCCCGATGTTGATGCGGCTCGCGAACACGAAGAAGAGGAAGAAGAGCACGGGAGGGAGAAGGAGCCAAGCGGCGTCCCCCCTCCGGCGTCCGCGGAGGAGAAGACCGGCACCGATCGCGGAGAGAACGAGAAAGGGAACCGGGGTTTTGACGAGCCAGGCAACCGGATAGTACGCGCGCCATCCGCGATCCGAGATCTCGCCGAGAAAGAAGGCGTGATGCCCCGTGTTCGCCCTTCGCTGAAACTCGATCCCCTCTTCGTACGGACGCGGGAGGAGACGCTTTCCGAGGAAAGGCTCGTCCCCCCGAACGGCGAGAGGAAGATACGCCGCATAGAGAACGAGAAGCGCCGTGAAGAGAGCGAGTACCATCCGGATGAAGAAGCGCGGCGGCGCGCGGTCCGCGAGCGCGGCGATCGGAACGATCGCAATGAGAAGAAGCGCGTTGTATTTGGAAAGAAACGCGAGGCCGAGTACGGCTCCCGCGATCGCCGTGTTCCG is part of the Candidatus Eisenbacteria bacterium genome and encodes:
- a CDS encoding peptide chain release factor-like protein; the protein is MPTIDPDKVRRETTEEFLRVRGPGGQHRNKSETGVRLRHVPTGIVVTAVESRSRARNRKVAWERLLERLAARRKRRKKRVATKPPPASQAERLEKKRRRSRVKTERREPSVDD
- a CDS encoding glycosyltransferase family 39 protein, giving the protein MERRRALFIAAVLLASAIFLAGAASRQSLTVDEAHYIGVGKHLAETGDWSLKGALLHPPLPFYLSSILFLGVEIPESVWQSPHQDERGRALCRALPGNRALLLSRIPGIALALLLFALVFAEARRAFGERAGSFALLLAAFEPNLLAHASLATPDLPLTALFFLAVLRMRRLREEGSARNTAIAGAVLGLAFLSKYNALLLIAIVPIAALADRAPPRFFIRMVLALFTALLVLYAAYLPLAVRGDEPFLGKRLLPRPYEEGIEFQRRANTGHHAFFLGEISDRGWRAYYPVAWLVKTPVPFLVLSAIGAGLLLRGRRRGDAAWLLLPPVLFFLFFVFASRINIGVRYILPVWPFFAALGGHAAASARGKWSRRGVFALAIWLVAGTAAAYPHFLSYFNEAAGGPEGGARILADSNIDWGQDLPGLKDFLERKGYQGAYLAYFGNDDPERYGIRYRFLPGWIYSPPPRVYEESLLYHPDPEIVAVSRMLMQGVWLPDPDLYAWLERYPRIATIGHSILVFDIRGEPEAHENLARAYRVAGHHALYRDEITLAERARGAGR